A stretch of the Tistrella bauzanensis genome encodes the following:
- a CDS encoding MetQ/NlpA family ABC transporter substrate-binding protein — MFRSATAHHSDSRPALSMITALFAVLIASLCVTIGSRAADAPQRTDTVRLGVIDGPEVEIAEVVKIVAAEKGLTVEIVTFKEYDQPNAALAKGELDANAFQHRPFLEADSAAHGYDLVSVGYTIVQPMGIYSRTLKTLRALPTGARIGIPADRSNGGRALRLLAERAMIGLSPGARLTPRPQDVMINTRKFQFIEMPAEDLPAALDRLDAAAINGNYAQAAGFDPRTDTIAIENRRSNPYGNILVVRRADENRPETRILLDSFQSPEVSAFLDARFEGAFMPAW, encoded by the coding sequence ATGTTTCGTTCCGCCACCGCACACCACAGCGACTCCCGTCCCGCATTGTCGATGATCACGGCGCTGTTCGCGGTTCTGATCGCAAGCCTGTGCGTGACGATCGGCTCGCGGGCAGCCGACGCCCCCCAGCGCACCGACACGGTCCGGCTGGGGGTGATCGATGGCCCCGAGGTCGAGATCGCCGAGGTGGTGAAGATCGTGGCGGCCGAAAAGGGCCTGACGGTCGAGATCGTGACCTTCAAGGAATACGACCAGCCGAACGCGGCGCTGGCCAAGGGCGAGTTGGATGCCAACGCCTTTCAGCACCGGCCGTTCCTGGAAGCCGACAGCGCCGCCCATGGCTATGATCTGGTGTCGGTGGGCTATACCATCGTGCAGCCGATGGGCATCTATTCCCGCACCTTGAAGACCCTGCGCGCGCTGCCCACCGGTGCGCGGATCGGCATTCCGGCCGACCGCAGCAATGGCGGCCGGGCGCTGCGCCTGCTGGCCGAACGGGCGATGATCGGCCTGTCGCCGGGCGCGCGGCTGACGCCCCGGCCGCAGGACGTGATGATCAACACCCGCAAGTTCCAGTTCATCGAGATGCCGGCCGAGGATCTGCCGGCGGCGCTGGACCGGCTGGATGCCGCCGCGATCAACGGCAATTACGCCCAGGCCGCCGGCTTCGACCCGCGCACCGACACCATTGCGATCGAGAACCGGCGCAGCAACCCCTATGGCAATATCCTGGTGGTGCGTCGCGCCGACGAGAACCGCCCTGAAACCCGCATCCTGCTCGACAGTTTCCAGTCCCCCGAGGTCTCGGCCTTCCTGGACGCGCGGTTCGAAGGCGCCTTCATGCCGGCGTGGTGA
- a CDS encoding methyl-accepting chemotaxis protein yields MSSSPARIPAAPDNTAHVAFVEALIAGHHDAPPPLGDDPLSRALARLAGHLAETARGDTDRIVGACIEAAEAGVGVVHAVAAARDLEDRTSGAASAIGELAASGGRIREASRAAAEVAREANEAAETGVRRLREVARTVATLTDGVTTAAGRVDALAAASQQIDTIVGSIEAVARQTRLLALNATIEAARAGEAGRGFAVVAGEVKALAQQTAAATDDIRDRINALRAEMAAIVTAMGDGARGAAEGRAAIDGLGREIEALGGRIADVSGRMTLVATEIDAQGVASDRLAGDIAAVAGLGADNRNGIETVADALDRLEGRIAPALQALAGRRQNDQVVRLAKADHALWKKRLAAMATGRAKLADRELTDHHSCRLGRWYYGDQSAAWRGDAAFRALEAPHTAVHDHGREAARLMAAGRPREAMAAIGRMEVASQDVLRLLNQIAPEQGAI; encoded by the coding sequence ATGTCGTCGTCCCCCGCCCGTATACCGGCCGCACCCGACAACACGGCCCATGTGGCTTTTGTCGAGGCATTGATCGCCGGACATCACGATGCGCCGCCACCGCTGGGAGACGATCCGCTGTCGCGGGCGCTGGCCCGTCTTGCCGGGCATCTGGCCGAGACCGCCCGTGGTGACACCGACCGGATCGTTGGCGCCTGTATCGAGGCCGCCGAGGCCGGGGTGGGCGTGGTGCATGCGGTGGCTGCCGCCCGCGATCTTGAGGACCGGACATCCGGAGCGGCGTCGGCGATCGGCGAGCTTGCCGCCAGCGGCGGCCGCATCCGCGAGGCCAGCCGTGCTGCAGCCGAGGTGGCACGCGAAGCGAACGAGGCCGCCGAAACCGGTGTGCGCCGGCTGCGCGAGGTGGCCCGGACCGTGGCGACCCTGACCGATGGCGTCACCACTGCGGCCGGCCGCGTCGATGCGCTGGCGGCGGCATCGCAGCAGATCGATACCATTGTGGGTTCGATCGAGGCGGTGGCCCGCCAGACCCGGTTGCTGGCGCTGAACGCGACCATCGAAGCGGCCCGTGCGGGCGAGGCCGGCCGTGGCTTCGCCGTGGTCGCGGGCGAGGTGAAGGCCCTGGCCCAGCAGACGGCGGCGGCCACCGACGATATCCGCGACCGGATCAACGCCCTGCGGGCCGAGATGGCGGCGATCGTCACCGCGATGGGCGATGGCGCGCGTGGGGCTGCCGAAGGCCGCGCCGCCATCGACGGGCTGGGTCGCGAGATCGAGGCCCTGGGCGGCCGGATTGCCGATGTGTCGGGGCGCATGACCCTGGTGGCCACGGAAATCGATGCTCAGGGCGTGGCGTCAGACCGACTGGCGGGTGATATCGCCGCGGTCGCGGGGCTGGGGGCCGACAACCGCAATGGCATCGAAACCGTGGCCGACGCGCTGGACCGGCTGGAGGGCCGCATCGCCCCGGCGCTTCAGGCGCTGGCCGGGCGCCGGCAGAACGATCAGGTGGTGCGTCTGGCCAAGGCCGATCATGCGCTGTGGAAAAAGCGGCTGGCCGCGATGGCGACCGGTCGTGCGAAGCTCGCCGACCGCGAATTGACCGATCATCATTCCTGCCGGCTCGGCCGCTGGTATTATGGCGACCAGTCGGCGGCATGGCGCGGCGACGCGGCCTTCCGGGCGCTGGAGGCGCCGCATACCGCCGTGCACGATCATGGCCGCGAGGCCGCCCGGCTGATGGCCGCCGGCCGGCCGCGAGAGGCGATGGCGGCGATTGGCCGGATGGAGGTCGCATCGCAAGACGTGCTGCGGTTGCTGAACCAGATCGCGCCGGAGCAGGGGGCGATATAA
- a CDS encoding alpha/beta hydrolase, with product MSPVPERHTTPDPQAAWILDLVKASGRDPYHRMTPADARRMFDEVVVLLDLPRAELAVVRDLALPGPAGDMAVRLYRPEPLTLEAAPLPALLFIHGGGWTIGSLDAYDRLCRHVAAAAGIAVVSLDYRLAPEHPFPAAAEDAIAAWGALLRAAGDFGIDPERVAIGGDSAGGNLSAVAALAARDAGLAMPRLQWLIYPATDLAVRHPSRDVFAEGYLLDDATITWFLAQYLPDPALARDWRASPLHAPDHRGLPPALIVTAGCDPLADEGHAYAAALRAAGVAVEHRVYPGMLHGFINTAGALDQARDAVARSVDALKVALRG from the coding sequence ATGAGCCCTGTTCCTGAGCGCCACACGACCCCCGATCCGCAGGCCGCCTGGATCCTGGATCTGGTGAAGGCGTCGGGCCGCGATCCCTATCACCGCATGACCCCGGCCGATGCCCGCCGGATGTTCGACGAGGTGGTGGTTCTGCTCGACCTGCCGCGTGCCGAGTTGGCCGTGGTGCGCGATCTGGCGCTGCCCGGCCCGGCGGGCGACATGGCGGTGCGGCTGTACCGGCCCGAGCCGCTGACCCTTGAGGCGGCGCCGCTGCCGGCGCTGCTGTTCATCCATGGCGGCGGCTGGACGATCGGCAGCCTCGATGCCTATGACCGGCTGTGCCGGCATGTGGCGGCGGCGGCCGGCATCGCCGTGGTGTCGCTGGATTACCGGCTGGCGCCGGAGCATCCCTTCCCGGCGGCGGCCGAGGATGCGATCGCGGCCTGGGGCGCGCTGCTGCGGGCGGCGGGTGATTTCGGCATCGATCCTGAGCGGGTGGCGATCGGCGGCGACAGTGCCGGCGGCAATCTGTCGGCCGTGGCGGCACTGGCGGCGCGCGATGCCGGGCTGGCGATGCCTCGCCTGCAATGGCTGATCTATCCGGCGACCGATCTGGCGGTGCGCCACCCCTCACGCGATGTCTTCGCCGAGGGCTATCTGCTGGACGATGCCACCATCACCTGGTTCCTGGCCCAGTATCTGCCGGACCCGGCCCTGGCCCGTGACTGGCGGGCCTCGCCGCTGCACGCACCCGACCATCGCGGCCTGCCGCCGGCGCTGATCGTCACCGCCGGCTGCGACCCGCTGGCCGACGAAGGCCACGCCTATGCGGCGGCGCTGCGCGCGGCCGGTGTCGCGGTTGAGCATCGGGTCTATCCGGGCATGCTGCACGGCTTCATCAACACCGCTGGCGCGCTGGATCAGGCCCGCGACGCGGTGGCGCGATCGGTGGACGCGCTGAAGGTGGCGCTGCGGGGTTGA
- a CDS encoding AcvB/VirJ family lysyl-phosphatidylglycerol hydrolase, whose translation MIISGDGGWADLDRDMGARLQARGVAVLGVDALHYFWTRRSAADAARDLAGPIADRMARWHCDRLVLIGFSFGAAVLPSITAQLPPALLDHAVLAVMLTSNTWANWEIHPTNWLHDTPEDGATDVVAAARALARPPLLCVYGLDEADISACPRIGDRATVLGIPGGHHFDGDYDRLADLVLAQMDGR comes from the coding sequence GTGATCATCTCGGGCGATGGCGGCTGGGCCGATCTGGACCGCGATATGGGCGCCCGGCTTCAGGCGCGCGGTGTGGCGGTACTGGGGGTGGATGCGCTGCACTACTTCTGGACCCGGCGTAGCGCCGCCGATGCGGCCCGGGATCTGGCCGGGCCGATCGCCGACCGCATGGCGCGCTGGCACTGCGACCGGCTGGTGCTGATCGGCTTTTCCTTCGGCGCGGCGGTGCTGCCGTCGATCACGGCCCAATTGCCGCCGGCACTGCTCGACCACGCGGTGCTGGCGGTGATGCTGACCTCCAACACCTGGGCCAACTGGGAGATCCACCCGACCAACTGGCTGCACGACACGCCCGAAGATGGCGCGACCGATGTGGTCGCCGCCGCCCGCGCGCTGGCGCGGCCGCCATTGCTCTGCGTCTATGGGCTGGACGAGGCCGATATCTCGGCCTGCCCGCGGATCGGCGACCGCGCCACCGTGCTGGGCATTCCCGGCGGCCATCATTTCGATGGCGACTACGACCGTCTGGCGGATCTGGTTCTGGCGCAGATGGACGGCCGCTGA
- the mprF gene encoding bifunctional lysylphosphatidylglycerol flippase/synthetase MprF, translating to MARWLSPRILRPVAAIGMLAVFGLALWVIQYETRSMSFADIRAAIAAVGIGDVVWAGVFTALSFVALIGFDALALRDAGVRLPTARVAFAAFCAQAIAHTAGFAAVTGTSVRLRVYGNAGVSPAVVARLMVFGATAFALGSALTGGVAAVLEGRRVAVATGLPVMAVQALGVAILTVLVAYMVASARGLAISFRTWRLSLPRLSMTLGQTALAVADLVFACAVLWMLLPADLPLSFAAFLGLYAVAIVAGVIAHVPGGLGVFEGIVLLFLPGVPAPEVLGALVVYRIIYNLLPLILAAALIAVAEAARAAGRVAPAVRRAGAGVARAGAGAAQVAPIAFALLAMACGAALLISAATPAADGRLAQLAQILPLAVLETSHLASGITGLLLLVIARGLSRRVDAAWAAAVVLTVAGSVLSLLKGWDWEEACLLALVAGLLVLARPAFHRHGSLLRQPMTPGWVAAVAIAVLGSTWLMWFSFRGGALMAEGAALGTGLSDALWTVGLDAEASRALRAIVAVVVLGVVLLATRFFAPALPRPRPADAAELEQAARISAQSSSSMAQLAFTGDKSFIFSECGDAFVMYAASGRSLVAMGDPIGPRHAWANVAWMFRELCDTHGALPVFYQVSAEALPLYLDLGLRLVKLGEEAVVPLAGFNLEGKPRAELRYAHRRAIKDGASFELLAPGAAVRIMPQLRKVSEAWMEERQAREKRFSLGRFDPDYLNRCPIAVARVGDRIVAFANLWPSADRAELTLDLMRHVPDAGYGIMDYLLVETMLHARDAGWQRFSLGMAPLAGLPDNPLAPAWSRIGTFIYQRGEGLYNFQGLRRFKQKFLPDWRPRFLAAPGGTALPQVGLDLVALISGGIKGVIGR from the coding sequence ATGGCGCGATGGCTGTCGCCGCGCATCCTGCGGCCGGTGGCGGCGATCGGGATGCTGGCGGTGTTCGGGCTGGCCTTGTGGGTCATCCAGTATGAAACCCGCAGCATGTCCTTCGCCGACATCCGGGCGGCGATCGCCGCGGTCGGCATCGGCGATGTGGTGTGGGCGGGGGTATTCACCGCCCTGTCCTTCGTGGCGCTGATCGGCTTCGATGCGCTGGCCCTGCGGGATGCGGGGGTGCGGCTGCCGACCGCACGGGTCGCCTTCGCCGCCTTCTGCGCCCAGGCGATTGCCCATACCGCCGGCTTTGCCGCCGTCACCGGCACCTCGGTGCGGCTCAGGGTCTATGGCAATGCCGGGGTGTCGCCGGCGGTGGTGGCGCGGCTGATGGTGTTCGGCGCCACCGCCTTCGCGCTGGGATCGGCGCTGACCGGCGGCGTCGCGGCGGTGCTGGAAGGCCGGCGCGTGGCCGTGGCCACCGGCCTGCCGGTCATGGCGGTGCAGGCGCTGGGCGTGGCGATCCTGACGGTGCTGGTGGCCTATATGGTCGCCTCGGCGCGCGGGCTGGCGATCAGCTTCCGCACCTGGCGGCTGTCGCTGCCGCGCTTGTCGATGACCCTGGGCCAGACCGCGCTGGCGGTGGCCGATCTGGTCTTTGCCTGCGCCGTGCTGTGGATGCTGCTGCCCGCCGACCTGCCGTTGTCGTTTGCGGCCTTTCTGGGGCTGTATGCGGTGGCGATCGTGGCCGGGGTGATCGCCCATGTCCCCGGCGGGCTGGGGGTGTTCGAAGGCATCGTGCTGCTGTTCCTGCCCGGCGTGCCGGCGCCAGAGGTGCTGGGCGCGCTGGTTGTCTATCGGATCATCTATAACCTGCTGCCCCTGATCCTGGCGGCGGCGCTGATCGCCGTGGCCGAGGCCGCGCGCGCGGCCGGGCGGGTGGCGCCGGCCGTGCGCCGGGCGGGCGCCGGCGTGGCGCGCGCCGGTGCCGGTGCGGCCCAGGTGGCGCCGATTGCCTTCGCCCTGCTGGCCATGGCCTGTGGCGCGGCCCTGCTGATCTCGGCCGCGACCCCCGCCGCCGATGGCCGGCTGGCGCAACTGGCGCAGATTCTGCCGCTGGCGGTGCTGGAGACCTCGCATCTGGCCAGCGGCATCACCGGGCTGCTGCTGCTGGTGATTGCCCGGGGCCTGTCGCGGCGGGTGGATGCGGCCTGGGCGGCGGCCGTGGTGCTGACGGTGGCGGGCTCGGTCCTGTCGCTGCTGAAGGGCTGGGACTGGGAGGAAGCCTGCCTGCTGGCGCTGGTCGCCGGGCTGCTGGTGCTGGCACGCCCGGCCTTTCACCGTCATGGGTCGCTGCTTCGCCAGCCGATGACGCCGGGCTGGGTGGCGGCGGTGGCGATCGCGGTGCTGGGCTCCACCTGGCTGATGTGGTTTTCGTTCCGCGGCGGCGCGCTGATGGCCGAGGGCGCGGCCCTCGGCACCGGCCTGTCGGACGCCCTGTGGACCGTGGGACTGGATGCCGAGGCGTCGCGGGCGCTGCGCGCGATCGTGGCGGTGGTGGTTCTGGGGGTGGTGCTGCTGGCCACCCGGTTCTTCGCGCCGGCACTGCCCCGGCCGCGCCCGGCGGATGCGGCCGAACTGGAGCAGGCGGCGCGGATTTCCGCACAGTCGTCATCCAGCATGGCGCAGCTGGCCTTCACTGGCGACAAGAGCTTCATCTTCTCGGAATGCGGCGACGCGTTCGTGATGTATGCGGCCTCGGGCCGGTCGCTGGTGGCGATGGGCGATCCGATCGGGCCGCGCCATGCCTGGGCCAATGTCGCCTGGATGTTCCGGGAACTCTGCGACACCCATGGCGCGCTGCCGGTGTTCTATCAGGTCTCGGCCGAGGCGCTGCCGCTGTATCTGGATCTGGGGCTGCGGCTGGTGAAGCTGGGCGAAGAGGCGGTGGTGCCGCTTGCGGGCTTCAATCTTGAGGGCAAGCCCCGCGCCGAGCTGCGCTATGCCCATCGCCGCGCGATCAAGGATGGCGCCAGCTTCGAACTGCTGGCGCCGGGTGCGGCCGTGCGGATCATGCCGCAGCTCCGCAAGGTGTCGGAGGCCTGGATGGAGGAACGCCAGGCGCGCGAGAAGCGGTTCTCGCTGGGCCGGTTCGATCCCGACTATCTGAACCGCTGCCCGATCGCGGTGGCACGGGTGGGCGACCGGATCGTGGCCTTCGCCAATCTGTGGCCATCGGCCGATCGGGCGGAACTGACCCTGGACCTGATGCGCCATGTGCCCGATGCCGGCTATGGCATCATGGATTACCTGCTGGTCGAGACCATGCTGCATGCCCGCGATGCCGGCTGGCAGCGGTTCTCGCTGGGTATGGCGCCGCTGGCGGGCCTGCCCGACAACCCGCTGGCCCCGGCCTGGAGCCGGATCGGCACCTTCATCTATCAGCGTGGCGAGGGCCTTTACAACTTCCAGGGGCTGCGCCGCTTCAAGCAGAAATTCCTGCCCGACTGGCGGCCGCGGTTCCTGGCGGCCCCCGGCGGCACCGCTCTGCCGCAGGTGGGGCTCGATCTGGTGGCGCTGATCTCAGGGGGCATCAAAGGGGTTATCGGGCGATGA
- a CDS encoding ABC transporter substrate-binding protein, whose product MKGVACAAALLLPVMAGAASNAGAVSDDVVRIAVINDRSGPYSDFNGEGSVVAARLAIADFGPTVLGRPIDLISGDHQNKPDVGIGLARRWMDTDGVDMMVDFGNSAVSLAVQDLTQGKRVAIHVASASDALFGAKCSPTGFLWNYDTTAIANAIGKSAVEAGGESWYFITADYAFGHAMEKQLTTVIEKAGGKVLGHVRHPVGNTDFSSFLLQAQASGAKMVAVLNAGEDTTNTIKQAAEFGLVDAGQKLAGTTFYILNVHGLGLEAAQGLQVVTPFYWDRNDASREFTRRWREAMNTDRAPTHPQAGVYSAVLAYLRAIEAAGTDEAMAVSARMKQLPVDDFYGENSRIREDGRLMKDMFLVEVKSPADSTGPWDYYKVLAQMPADEIIRPMSEGGCPFVGKAAAAGS is encoded by the coding sequence CTGAAGGGGGTCGCCTGTGCCGCGGCCCTGCTGTTGCCGGTGATGGCGGGTGCCGCGTCGAATGCCGGTGCCGTCTCGGACGATGTGGTGCGGATCGCGGTGATCAACGATCGCTCCGGCCCCTATTCCGACTTCAATGGCGAGGGTTCGGTGGTCGCGGCCAGGCTGGCGATCGCCGATTTCGGGCCGACCGTGCTTGGCCGTCCGATCGATCTGATCTCAGGCGATCACCAGAACAAGCCGGATGTCGGCATCGGGCTGGCGCGGCGGTGGATGGACACCGACGGCGTCGACATGATGGTCGATTTCGGCAATTCGGCGGTGTCGCTGGCGGTGCAGGATCTGACCCAGGGCAAGCGGGTGGCGATCCATGTCGCCTCGGCGTCGGATGCGCTGTTCGGGGCCAAGTGCTCGCCCACCGGCTTTCTGTGGAATTATGACACCACGGCGATCGCCAACGCGATCGGCAAATCGGCGGTCGAGGCTGGCGGCGAGAGCTGGTACTTCATCACCGCCGATTATGCCTTCGGCCATGCGATGGAAAAGCAGTTGACCACGGTGATCGAGAAGGCCGGCGGCAAGGTACTGGGCCATGTCCGTCACCCGGTCGGCAACACCGATTTCAGCTCGTTTCTGCTTCAGGCCCAGGCCTCGGGCGCCAAGATGGTGGCGGTGCTGAACGCGGGCGAGGACACCACCAACACCATCAAGCAGGCGGCCGAGTTCGGGCTGGTCGATGCCGGGCAGAAACTGGCCGGCACCACGTTCTACATTCTGAACGTCCACGGCCTGGGCCTGGAGGCGGCACAGGGTTTGCAGGTCGTGACGCCGTTCTACTGGGATCGCAACGATGCGTCGCGCGAATTCACCCGGCGTTGGCGTGAGGCCATGAACACCGATCGCGCGCCCACCCATCCGCAGGCCGGCGTCTACAGCGCGGTGCTGGCCTATCTGCGCGCGATCGAGGCCGCCGGCACCGACGAGGCGATGGCGGTCTCGGCCAGGATGAAGCAACTGCCGGTCGACGACTTCTATGGCGAGAACTCGCGCATCCGCGAGGACGGCCGGCTGATGAAGGACATGTTCCTGGTGGAGGTGAAATCGCCGGCGGACTCGACCGGCCCGTGGGATTATTACAAGGTGCTGGCCCAGATGCCCGCCGACGAGATTATCCGCCCGATGTCGGAAGGCGGCTGCCCCTTTGTGGGCAAAGCCGCCGCCGCCGGATCATGA
- a CDS encoding long-chain fatty acid--CoA ligase gives MQDRSLLISSIIEHAARCHGGTEIVTRTIEGPIHRSSYGEINRRAKRLANALAALGVHAGDRVATLAWNTHRHYELYFGVSGSGAVLHTVNPRLFRDQIAYIMNHAGDRVVFVDPNLVEVAESVAADLPGVTTWVIMADADQIPDTTLPGALCYETLIAAQPEDYVWPDLDENTAATLCYTSGTTGNPKGVLYSHRSTVLHGMMTCTADSSAAVSARDSILLIVPLFHANAWGVPYAAAMAGARMVMPGHRLDPVSLAGLINGEGITLSGGVPTIWLNYLQHIDQNPDARPTRLKRIFVGGSAMPRVLMERFERDYGITMVHAWGMTETSPLVTVALPLARHDGLSEDDDRTLRLSQGRPVFGTEVRIVGEDGGIAAHDGRTPGHVQVRGPWIVKGYFGRDEPAVDADSWFPTGDVGTIDADGYLRLTDRTKDVIKSGGEWISSIEIENEAVSHPGVLEAAVIGVFHPRWQERPLLIVTRSGDADLTRDGVLAHLKPRIASWWMPDDVVVLDELPHTATGKIWKLKLRETFKDYKLPTA, from the coding sequence ATGCAGGACAGATCACTGCTGATCTCGTCGATCATCGAGCATGCGGCCCGCTGTCATGGCGGCACCGAAATCGTCACGCGCACGATCGAGGGGCCGATCCACCGCAGCAGCTATGGCGAGATCAACCGGCGGGCGAAACGGCTGGCGAATGCGCTGGCGGCGCTGGGCGTTCATGCCGGCGACCGGGTGGCGACCCTGGCCTGGAACACCCATCGCCATTACGAGCTGTATTTCGGCGTCTCAGGGTCGGGCGCCGTGCTGCACACGGTCAATCCCCGGCTGTTCCGCGACCAGATCGCCTATATCATGAACCATGCCGGCGACCGGGTGGTGTTCGTCGATCCCAATCTGGTCGAGGTCGCGGAAAGCGTGGCCGCCGATCTGCCCGGCGTCACCACCTGGGTGATCATGGCCGATGCCGACCAGATACCCGACACCACCCTGCCCGGCGCGCTCTGCTATGAAACCCTGATCGCGGCGCAGCCTGAGGACTATGTCTGGCCGGATCTGGACGAGAACACCGCCGCGACGCTCTGCTACACATCGGGCACCACCGGCAACCCCAAGGGCGTGCTCTACAGCCACCGGTCCACCGTGCTGCACGGCATGATGACCTGCACGGCGGACAGCTCGGCCGCCGTCTCGGCCAGGGACAGCATCCTGCTGATCGTGCCGCTGTTCCACGCGAATGCCTGGGGCGTGCCCTATGCGGCAGCCATGGCCGGCGCCAGGATGGTCATGCCGGGCCACCGCCTGGATCCGGTCAGCCTGGCCGGACTGATCAATGGCGAGGGCATCACCCTGAGCGGCGGCGTCCCCACGATCTGGCTGAACTATCTTCAGCACATCGACCAGAATCCCGACGCCCGCCCCACCCGGCTGAAGCGGATCTTCGTTGGCGGCAGCGCCATGCCGCGCGTGCTGATGGAACGGTTCGAGCGCGATTACGGTATCACCATGGTCCATGCCTGGGGCATGACCGAGACCAGCCCGCTGGTGACCGTGGCCCTGCCGCTGGCCCGCCATGACGGGCTGAGCGAGGACGACGACCGCACGCTCCGGCTCAGCCAGGGCCGGCCGGTCTTCGGCACCGAGGTGCGGATCGTGGGCGAGGACGGGGGCATCGCAGCCCATGACGGCCGCACGCCCGGCCATGTCCAGGTGCGCGGCCCCTGGATCGTGAAGGGCTATTTCGGCCGCGACGAGCCGGCGGTCGACGCCGATAGCTGGTTTCCCACCGGCGATGTCGGCACCATCGACGCCGATGGCTATCTGAGGCTCACCGACCGCACCAAGGACGTGATCAAGTCGGGCGGCGAATGGATCAGCTCGATCGAGATCGAGAATGAGGCGGTCTCGCATCCGGGGGTACTCGAGGCGGCGGTGATCGGCGTGTTCCATCCGCGCTGGCAGGAACGGCCGCTGCTGATCGTCACCCGGAGCGGCGACGCTGATCTCACCCGCGACGGCGTGCTGGCCCATCTGAAGCCGCGCATCGCCAGCTGGTGGATGCCCGATGACGTGGTGGTGCTGGACGAGTTGCCCCACACCGCCACCGGCAAGATCTGGAAGCTGAAGCTGCGCGAGACGTTCAAGGACTACAAGCTGCCGACGGCGTGA